ACAGGGTTTACTAAGCAGGTCAAAGGAGGTGACCATTGATTAAGGCAATATTAAGACAGTCAAAAACGATTTAAACTGACACCAGGCTAGAGTAGAAAAACTGTCAGACTGATAGATAAAAAGTTTCTATGGTGTGATTTAGGGAGTCTATTCACTGTCGCACTCTGCAGGTGTAAATCCTGGAAGATGAAAAGGCGTTTCTTTGGATTGAATAAGAAGaattctgctttgtgtgtgtaaactgtatttttgttaaCGCTGAGCGTAAGATGGTGGTCTGTAAGAACTATCATTATTACCACTGTAGATTGATATTCTCTAAATCGATAACCGTAACTATCTGTCTCCAGTCAGTCTCAAGTCTCAAGTATCTATGAAGAGAAAGTTTTCTTTGTCAGACCCGGTGGTCAGCTTTCTGCACTCATTTCTGTATTGAAGGGGTATTTACCTTCAATATGGTTTGTATGGGCTGTAAGGAGGCTCTGGGCAGGTCAGTAATTACAATGCAATTCAAAACCAGCACTTCCATCATTAGAAGGATGTTTCCTCTCACCAGATGAATAATATTAAACGGGCATAATGGGTTTTATGGCTCACACCTTTTCTGGGAATATGTTGAAATGTCTTTTGTAAGACAACTCAAACTGGCTTTTAATTTTTAGACAATGTTCGTGCTGTTGTTTTGAAGGGATTAAAGCGAtattacaaattaaaatcaTTCTGTTTCGCTTGACAATAGAGTATGACCCATGTCTTAAGTGGCACATCAAGTTTTGGGTAACACTATGGGAAATTCACTTGACAATTGCCCAACCAATTACTGGAGTATTACATTGTCTTGTTCATTGTGGTCTCTTTCAGCGTAACACGAACCATTCCTAAATGAGACTAAATGCCCTCTGATTCAAACAAGTTCATAGCAGTGTTCCCATGGGGTCAACCCTTGTGCAATCTGAGCTGAAAAGCATCCCATTTGGCTCTCCCTTTACATTCGGATCCTATTGACAAGTGCATGCAGACAGGcatacaacaacacacacacacacacacatactcacagaAACCTGCCCCCTTTGAGTCTAAACCTCTATAGCTGTATATGTCCATTCCCTAATTGGTGGTTCTTCTTTCAAAGGAGTgattatgtgtgtatgtgtttagaGGCGTCCTCTTTGCAAGGCGTCTCGATTCAGTCCATCTCCAACGCCAGAGGGGACAAAAGAGGCACCCGTTCCTCCTCTTGGGGCGAGGGGCCGTTGACACCAATAAATCCCCCCTTCCACTTCCTCCCCGGTGTGTTGGGGTTATGTCAGGAATGTCCTGGGTCCCATTGTCCCCTGGTGCTCTGTTTTTGGTAACCCATCACCAAGCATTCTCTGCCACTCACAgtgcctcctccctcccccttacacaccaacacacatacatgagcacacacacacacacacacgtccacacCCCCTGGGTTGTGTGTCCCCTGGTCCCTCACTCTGAATAGACCACCTCGGCTGAATACGACAGACAGGCAGGCGTCAGGACATCAGGTCCAGCAGCCCAAGTCGTGCATGGCGGCCCCGTGGGGAAAATACAGCCAGTTATTTTCACCTGTTTGGTTCCCTCGTGCTCTTTGTCTTactggagaaagaaaataaaacaatggcCCGAGTGTTTCAGGCTCCGCTCTTAATGCCCATTCTGTCCTTTCGGTGGGATCGAGTACGTTGTCCTCTTCACCAGTCTATAGTGATCACAGTTAAAGGACGCATCAATTTTGCGTGTGAAGATTAAGAGATAGCAGAGAGTTGAGTTTCTCAAgtttaaagcaaaacattaaaGCCATTATATGTACAATATTTAAAATTCCCCAATGTATCCAACAGAGATAAACTGAGTTTACAATCTCTACAAGAAATGTCTCATGTCTGCACATAGTGGCACCAGCTGTTCCAAACATAGTCTTAATGGCTGCTACTGATTCTGCTCAACAAAATTTATCAATAATGATTCACTGTTGGACCATCTGGATCATCTACAACTGACTTCACAGTGTATAATGGTTAAACTGACTCCAAAGAGCTGAAACTTTACCAGAAATACTGCATGTCAACTGGACAACACGCAGACAGGCCaaaaaactgaacaacaaaatggaaaagTACAGAACTGTTCtgtacctctctctctctctctctctctctctctctctctctctctctctctctctctctctctctctctctcgtgccTCATTTCACCAAGATGCATGTAAACAAGTTCAAGCTAAACATTTATTGCCTACAGAAACAGGATATAAGACACACAAAGGCATAATAAGAATAAGCTGTTTCACTGATTCTTAAAGCACTACCTTGTTCATTAGGTAACCTTATTGCTCAGTGGACAAATATTTGCGTATATTTTTAACGGCAGGGTTTACCTTTTTTGACTGCTGACATGTTATGTTATGAAGAGACTGGACAAACTTAAATGTCATATGTATGGGTATGAAAACATGACCTGTCTCTTTGGCACTGTCATGCgcacattgtttttgtatgtttttgcatAGTACATGATGCAAGGGCCAAAATATAAAGCATTGCATTTGGCAgtcattatttcttttgttttgcactcAGTATCCACTGGGTTCACTCAGTTTCTCGGTTCCCCAACTATTTTGCGAATCTCTCATGGTCAGACATAgcgcacacacatattcacaaatCTTTTTGTCATGCATAGCCATTCAAGACATCATGTGTCCATTCATTTCAAGCATTCATTCAGTCTCTAATAGCACACATGCTCTCCTCTCTGGCCTTATTTTTAGCTTCATCTGATGCATTCATTCCAATCACAGGAGAGGTAACATCAcgttctgttgctgctgctgcttcctcgTGTCACCTGGCTGCACTAGAGCCCATGCTACTGCCAAACCCCAAATACCAGaggtttgatttgttgtttggTGGGGGCGatgtatgttttctgtgtgagtgtgtgtgtgtgtgagggagtaGGTGGGTTGTACACATGTTACGAAGCGAGGCGCCATTGCGGCCTAAAAAACTATTAGGCTCTGTAAATACACACTGTGGCGAAAGTAAACATTCTCAGCATGCCATCTAGGCGCACAGAGGGGTACTGGGAGACAGCCGCCGGACAGGCTGTGAGGGGGAGGTGTgtatgggagtgtgtgtgactgtgtatgtgtgtgtagagagagtACAGCAGCAATCAGCGAGCTGAGAGGAGATGGATATGGAAAATATAGATTTTAATTGGGAGAAAACtcaagtgtgtgtctgtaaatgaGCTTGAGCAATCATGATCAAGTTGAGTAGTCAAGTAAACAACTTAAAGACACTTTACCCGCATGTGGCGTTATGAAGACCAGGGACCAATAATGTACCAGGAGCAGCCTGGGAACACCTAGTGTGTGCGTGGGCTGGTGATGTGTGCTGTCCAACTCTAACGTCTATCCTgagattctgtgtgtgtgtgtgtgttacagtgagagggaaaagtttgcgttgtgtgtgtgtttgtgctgagttGTTGTGCTCACCTTGCAGGGGGGAAGGGGGTTTGCTGGGCTTTAAACAGTGTCAATTTTGTGTCCCTTTTGACAGACAAGCCTGCTTTCTGATTTTAGTTTGATGAGGTAAAGATGGTAAAGTCCATAGTGGTTAATGGCATATTTGTGTCCATACATTTTTAGCCTTGGGTGTGAACACCTTCACAATTGACAGTCTGTGACACTGGCATGTACTGAACATGCTCCACCAACTTTAATGCACATTTCCTGAttggtgaggaaaaaaacatgatgacaaGTAAAATTAGGCCGTTAGTACAGGGGATAGAAGCAGCAGCCATTGATGCAAAGAGACTATTTTCTGAATTCGAGACCCATGCTGGCAATGGGAGAAAGCACAAGTAACCATGGAAACAGAGCTCAGAATATGCACTATTCCCAGCCCTGCAAGTGCTGCCACCCACAGCTCTATTTTTAGGCCTTACTTTGGGCTTACAATATCTGTTACATCTAACAAGAGTTAAACTGAGTAATCAGCAAGCATGACTACAGAAATGTGACTCTGACACTATGCGTCTGATTAAAAGGGTAGCAGCATAAGAGCATATAATGCAACCGGGCTCTTGCTGCAGGCTtttgactgctgtgtgtttaatggGAGCTCCAAGGACACAAATTGCATAAAGACATGATTTAGCTGATTATTAGTTTTCAAACCACTTAAAGAAATTGAGATAACAAGATAATTGAGCCTCAAAAGAATTAcagcacaaacatacaaacaaacaactgtgcCCAGAGATAAATGTTTTAAGAGGTGATTTCAGACATGAAGAAAGGAGCCTCAATATTGAAGGCCTGGTCAACTTTGACCATTTTGTCTGTACTTTAAGAAGGAAAGTCCTGCCTGGCATCACTCACCACTCTTCACACTCTTCAAATTTGCAGCATACTGACGTTAACAGCCAGACTTTTCCAAGCGAGACAAACAGTCCCTAAAAGCTGACTGCCAGCCAGTGTTGAGAAACTCACATTTAAGTAATACAGTCCTGCGAGTGATGAATGCACTCATGACTCTTTGCGGCATTGCATGCATTTCCAGTCTGCTTAATTGTCACAAGTGCAGCTTGTTGGCGGTGACTGGAGTTTGATTACAATCACCTGTTATTTGACTACAGTCACCTGTTGTTTGCCGGCAAAGATGGCCACTGTGTTGATGTAATGGCATGCAGTGAATTCTGTGCCCGTCGCTGCTGACTCCAGGTCAGGTTTGTGAGCTCTCGCAGTGATGGATGGTCGACATGAGGATGGGCGGCCGATGTTGGATCAGTCTCGAAGCACAGGAATTGCGTCAAAAGGAATATGTGAGTTTCTTGAGGACGACTTCTCAACTTAAACGctcgcacacacagacatgcatttcAGGCATAGACTGTAATTAACCAATTAGGGCCTGGAGTGACCAAACAGCTGAAGACCACCAGAAAGACTGTAACAGATCTGTGAAAACACACGTTCATTCGTGCACTCATATGCCAtcactgcatacacacactatCTCTTGCTTCTTATATTTGAACAAATGCTTGAcaccaaacaacacacactcacacacacacacctccagacACCACAAGCTACAGTTGGTGGTCTGACTGAATGTCGGGTATCATCTGCAGTaactctgtggtgtgtgtgtgtgtgtgtgtgtgtgattgcgcGCCCTCCCTCCCCTCAGTGCTCCATCTAATACCCTGTCATCATCAATAACCTCAGCAGTGCTGACTCACCGGCTTTTAAAACTGTGGGGTTTGGGCCTTACTAACAACCACAGACCCttgtctccatctctgtctgtctgtcagcctaCTGCACACACgctggagtgtgtgtatgtgtgtgtgtgcgtgtgcctgtggctgattgtgtgcatgcatgcaatcAGTTTACATGCTTACTTGCATGCTTATTCTTCGCTGTAGACGTGTCCGCACAGGTACTGATACGTCTTTCACATACTTGTTTGAATGAAAGTCACCGCAGACCCTACCACCCACCCAACTGATGCGCCCCAGTCATTCCCAATCGGACCACAATCCATCATAATAATTCACTCTCATCAGGAGACACAGCCTCATCATCTGCACCACAAAACCCCTGCCTCCTTCATCCCTATCCTAATTGTCTCCAGGCCTTTATTTAATCCTCTTACAGGCAACAAATATGTGCTTTATTTCACATTCGGTGTATATGAATCTTACAGGTATAGCAAACAGTGTTTATTGTTGCAGGTTAATTGCAACCCAGAAGTTGATGCTGATGAATGTGGAGACTGTGTCAGACTATAATGACGAGGGAGCGTCTGACAGGTTAAAGGCCACCACCGTCTTGACATTTTTATGAAGAGTATGCGAATGCAGGCTGCTGTGATGTGTCAACGCTTCACATGTGGTGCTCTGATGGTGTTGATGGGGAGACATTTTCTAATGTTTCTCTGAGTAACGTGTCTGTCAAAGGTCTGTCTGTAGCCATACATAAATTTACATCAAGTGAATTTTATGATGGCACTCTGGGATTTGTTGATGAATGAAAGTATAGATTTTATGAATGGTGTGAAGCTGTGATATAGAGCCAACATGAATGTGAAGACAGGAGTCCCTGACAGTTACTCATTTGAGGACTGGCATTTTTCCCTgggtgtaaaaagaaaaaccacacaGTCCGTATTTAACCTACAACTGTGTTAGATGCTTCTATATTAACTGTGTATTCAAACGGTTTCTATTTCTAGGATGGAATTAATTTAGTGAATGTACAGTGGACTTGAAGCTGGGGTTGGATCCGGAGCAAAACTGCCAGTGCTGGAAGAAATGTGAGCTTATCTAATGAGACAACACTTTCAGGACAGTGATGACTTCTAAAATAGCATCTCCAGAACATATCATTCAACATATATGTCCTGACTACACtcagcaaacatttttatttattttaagccCCAAAGAGCAGCCTACAGAGAGGATTCTGGTTGTTTATTTAATATCTGGCACTGACAGTCAGGAGATGAGAGTGATGAGGGTGACACGCGTTAAAATTATGAGTGTACACAGTCAAAAAGGCAGCGGGGAAATTCTAGCGAATTAAGCACTTTGCTGAAATTTAACTATTCAtcatttttgctcattttgccCCTGGAATCCCTTTCAAGCCCACCTAGAGGTCCCGGGACCCCACTTTGAGAACCGCTGATGTGACTGCCTGGCAGGATCTGTTTCTAAAAGGTGCGCACCTAACTGACTGGAGCCAGGGCGGCGTATTGCCTTTCACACGCTTCTAAAATACTCTCCGGGCAGAGCCTGAAAGGGTTACTGTTTCCCAAAGTGCCTCATTCTGCTCAGTCGAGAGGGGGCGGCTGAGTGGCGCCGTCGAGTCAGAGACACAGTTTCTAAAAACCCCGAGACATCATCAAGAAAGAAGCTGACAGTAAGGAAAGCAGCccccctcctgctccttctcctcttcctcctcctcctcctcctcctcctcctcgctggcACGCTGCCGCTATTCTCCTCTGCTTACCAAATCCCCTCCGTGGTCCTGTCACAATAACCGGGCGGCAAGTGTCAAATCCAACTCTGCCcgcaaaaacacaaatcacttTAACGCACACAAGATGCGCTCAGTGGAAATACTACTCAAGCTGTTTTTAGCTTTCAGACATGTAGTCATGGCTCTGTTTAAGTCGTTGATTGTATTTAAAGAATAATATAAACACTATGcaccctctctgcctcccttttaaagaaaatgactcCTCGCTTTGATTTCGTAGGACTTAATTTCCCTGCGCGTCTGCAGCGCGTTTAATTGGCCATATCTCTTTAACTTGCGGACAGCATACCCCAGCTCTCCAATTAATAGTCTGCTAACGTCAAAAACAGTTGACCATTGTTTTatggctttgtgtttttttgtgtgtgttttttgttttgtttttttcttgtctttttttttttttttcctccagggCGGTCAGACTTGAATAGGCGCCGGTCTGCTTCAGTCTACCTCTATACAAATACCTCAGTGGAACTTGTGTGGAGCTTCCAGAGTAAAAAGCACAGACCCCAGACGCCCCTGGCTTGCGCGTATACGCTCGCCATTTCATCATCTGACACTGTTTGAAATGTCTGAATCATATTTTATCCATTATGTTAACACCTCGCAGTCCTGAAACGAGCACGTACGTAGACAGAGCAGATGAATGTGCGtggcctctcctctctcctctctctctctctctggctgagACAAATGAATGCCAGTTCTGCGGAGGCGCTTGAGGTATGTGTTGCGCATTACACAGCGTAGTAAATCAACCCTTTCTAAAATCACTCTGACGGCGTGGAGCGTCAGGCAGTCCACACAGAATCACTGAGGCTTGGACTTACTTTGCAGTTAATAACTCCGCTCCACTCCGGAGCCCGAGCGTCTAcgctgcaaaaagaaaaaagatcagTCTAGCAGAGTTTCAAACAACATCTTCATAAAACGTGGCTCCCGTTTCATTTGCTCCCAATTCAAGAAAACTTATGCAAAGATTATTTTCCGAATCAGCATTGTTTACAGAAAACCCTCAGATTAAACTCAAGTGGAAGGGAAACAATCTCAGGCTTTTCTTGCAAGGAAATAATTCAAGACTGAATGAGACACAATGTTCAGAGgatattttttacagtgtacacGCCCCCCTGGATATGGACACTCGTTGTAAGCAACATGGCTTGACACTAAAACACGTTGAAAAGATAGACTTTATTGCTAAAACGTGTAAACATAACATGTACACTgatatgttttactttttatttattttatttcttttttttttaatttttagaaatATTCAAGTAGACATCTCCCATATTTATTCTGGTATACTCTGCTATTCTCTTTCCTTATGCTCTATACTCACAATcgttaaaataataaataaaacgtacagatttgtttatttctaCAATACTATGTATTCCAAAAAAGCTGAGTTCACGCCTTTATATATATCTTTAacctcaactttttttttaaacaatttaattattattgatattaatattatacAAAAACTCTAGGCAGCATTGCAGTGAAATAACAGTCAGCATCAATGTTCAGTTGAAAAAAAAGTTCACCTCTTGGAGAAGTGTAGCATATGCATTCCATCTTCAATGTCtcataaaaatatcaaaaaaaaaaaaaaagaaaaaaaaaagaaaagctcttcCTTGTGAAGTGCTCGTGTTCCCCCAAAAACACGTTTCAGGGTGGAGAATAAAATATGGTCCTGGTTCAATTAGAAAAAATAGCTGCATTTTTCTTAAATATGTACAACGTTGGTATTTCACTTAAAATGctatataaaaaaatagatttgCTATGGTGCCCACCTCTGTAGAGAGTTAACAGTGCAATAGAAACCGTATTTCCAGTCCACTCCCCCCTCGACCGCCACTACTTCCTTAAAATCAGCACGAACACTTGCACTCTGAGATGATTGGGTATTGCACCTGTATCCACGTACAGTATTTCTGTCTTAGAAACCCCTGACAATACCACCGGAGGAAAATCTTGTTGATTGACTTGACGGGTTTGCAAGACATCCCCTCAGGAAAGGAGCAAGAGCGCTCAGAGAAACAGTTTCCCTCCTTGATGTAACGTGGCCAGAACCTCACGCCCAAATCCTTCCAGGTGTACACCACTGGGCAGTGCGTATAGGTCCACAGCCACTGCAGAAATTTCCTGCGGGCTTTCTTGCCCACTTTTACCCGCTTTCCATAGGGGGTCTCTGTGAGGTCCAGCTTTTTAATCTCGTTAGGCATGGGCCCCTGCAGCTTTACCTGGTTGTCTGATGCGGAGAGGTTCACCAGCATGGGCGAGCTGATGGACATGAAGTTGGGGTCAAAGTTACTGCCGAGCTTTTTCCTCAGAGTCCTCTCGGCCAAGTCCTGCTCCCGAGGGTCGTACTCCGGGTCGGGGTCTTCTTTGAGGTCGGGCACGGGGAGGTGGTCACTGGGCGATGGACGGAGGCGAAGGTAATGCTGGGAAACTCCAAGGTGAACGCACACCAGCACGTAAAACAGCAGCGTTTGGGAGAGGCCCATAATTCCTCTTGTTTTACGCACGGGCTCTTCTTGCGTAAATAGTATTCAATTCTGTTCCCGGTTACTGTATTCTCTGCAAAGACTAGCCCGGGGCTTCATAAATAGTAGAAGTTCAGTCACCAGCAAGGCGATACTTTTAATAGACCACGTCGGGTTTGAATGACATGGAGCgcagtgtttgctttttagGGCTCCTTCAACTTTGCAATTTGCCCGCTGATGCAACCCTGCAGCGCGGAGCGGTGCCCCTGCTTTGCAGAAAAGTGTTTAGtctaaacaaaaaaagcacaaaacaaaatggggAAAACGCTATTCACGCTCTCTCCGGCCTCACCCCGCTCCCTTGGATTCACTTTGGGTTTCTTTCGGTTGTCATGGTTACCCCGGGGACTCGAAGCCACGACGAACTGTCTACACTGGATGACAGCGGCGGAGGCGAGAGCTGCATGGAATGAAGTGTTTTCTAAAGGGACAGAATAGATCCGGAGCGTCCCGAGAGAGAAGGGCGCACAAAAGGGTACTTCACCAAGTTTTAAATGTCACGCGCCCGGCAATGAGGGCTGCCTTGGCCAATGTTATTTTTACGCACGGCTTTTATAAACGTGGCTTCTCTTAACGTCGCTTGACGCTCTCAGGTTTGACAAGGTCCCAGGGCGCACAATCCATGGACTAAGGAAATGGTCTGTGCAGTCAGTCCTTTGTGGTATTCCAGCCGTCGATATATGCACCTCactgaaaatgtccaaaaacttAGAGGAAAATGAGCCACAGTAGGATGCAGTCTCAATTTATGAAATAACAGCCATTTATCTTTCCAGAGGATGTTCCAAATCGCACAGCAGTTCTTTACATAAAAGTCTCAGGCTGTAACATTCCCGCAAAACTCTTCGTTGCGCATGTAACAAAAAGCAACGCT
The Scatophagus argus isolate fScaArg1 chromosome 21, fScaArg1.pri, whole genome shotgun sequence genome window above contains:
- the nog2 gene encoding noggin-2; translation: MGLSQTLLFYVLVCVHLGVSQHYLRLRPSPSDHLPVPDLKEDPDPEYDPREQDLAERTLRKKLGSNFDPNFMSISSPMLVNLSASDNQVKLQGPMPNEIKKLDLTETPYGKRVKVGKKARRKFLQWLWTYTHCPVVYTWKDLGVRFWPRYIKEGNCFSERSCSFPEGMSCKPVKSINKIFLRWYCQGFLRQKYCTWIQVQYPIISECKCSC